The genomic stretch TTCCATGCTCGGGCTTTTGCCCTACCTTCCCACCCCCTGTGCGATTATCTGCCTCGTATTTTTGTTAGAATCAGCTGCGTTTTTAAACGTCCTGAAACGTATTTTAAGAAACTTCCCAGGCTCTGATTTAAGGGAGAAACCGGTTCTCACCTGCGCGTAGACGTACCCCGCGCGCGCGTGCTCAACTCGCTCCGTCCTCGGGACAACCTGGGGAGGCGGGTCCTTTGGtcgtccccattttacaggtggggaaactgaggcagaggcaggctgaGACGGTTGCCCGCGGTGGCTGAGCTGACACGTAGCAAAAGCGGGTTCTGGAAGCCAGGCAGAACACCGGGATTTATCCTGAGCTACGCAGAACCAGCAGTCGGGTTTCTGGCCCAAGGGGTCCTCACAGCTCTAGGCTGGTCCCCCCCCCCGGTGGGTGCCCAGGGTCTCCCGGGAACCGCCGGGCTCGTGGGCAGACAGACAAGCAAACAAGCACCGCTCACTCAGCTGGGACGGTGCATccgggagggcttcctggaggaggtcaCGTCCTTGGTGATTCTTAAAGGATCAGGCAGAATTTCAGAGCCGGCTCCAGAAAGAGGGGACCGTAGAGGCCACGGCACAGGGACAGGAATCAGCGCTTGGGGTGGCGGGTCACGGGCGAGGACGACCTGCCATGCAGCTTCAGGTCGGGGGACAGGCGGCAGGTGAGGCCGGGAACGGTGGCAGGGGATGACaatagggagccatggaaggtttaAGACAGGGGCTTAAACAAAGTCCAGGTGAGCAAGCCAGAGGTGGCATGTCAGTCCCCAAATCCTCAGGGACCTGGGAGTCCCCCATATTTTTGCTCCGtcccccagggctgctccccTGGGCCCCTGCGGCCAGTGAGAAGGCGGGAAAGAGGAAGGAACGCCATGGCCCCGCCTCTTTAGGGGGCGGGTCCACCAAGCCACGCCCACCACCTCTTCCGCTTTCCCCATTGGGCTGTTCTTAGTCACGTGACTGCCGTTAACGcaaaggagcctgggaaatgtagtctttgtTAGCCGGCCATGTCTCCAGCCAAGATCTGGGCGGTGCGGAAGAAGGGGAGACTGGATTCTCGGGGTGCAGCCACGTTGTCTGCAGCAGGGCCGCAGGGAGCGACCCAAGGGCCCTTCCAGAGTTTCTTAGAAAGATGCACAAAGTCCCGGTGACGGACGGTGGTGACAGTCGCAGGATAATATGAATGTCATTCGGGGGCAGCATCAGGTGCGGGTTGATCCAGCAGTTTTAGGGCTTTCGGTGCACGCTTGAAAATGGTGGCTACGGTCGATGTCACGTTACAGTTTAGCAAGATTTGTGGAGAAGCTCTGGGGTTCGGGGTGACGAAGGAAAACTGCTCAGAAGCAGCAACAAGGGGCAAGGATCTAGAAGCTTCCGATCTAGAAGAAGTGCAGGGGGGCCTTAGGGGGACACATGGGGGGCGCAtgagagaggaggaaggcaggccagCTGACGGGGacagggagcaggcaggggctggggacacagaggagcGGTGCTGGCAGGGACAGGCAGAAGGAGCCACTGAACTCGGTGGCTGGCGGGAGGCCGGAATAAGGCTCTGTCCCCAGTGTCACCGAGGTTTGCAGTGGGGTGACAAGGTGCAGAGTGGGAGCCCAGAGAGAAAACCGGATTAAAACGCTGCAGGTGAGGGCTCCATGGCCACAGGGACTAACAGGGagaggcgggggctggggggtcccaaacacacagagacacacacatgccATGTCCCCAACATAAAAGAGGCCACAGCCGTGTTTACACATGGAAAGGAAGGGGTCATAGCGCCGGGGACCGTCCCAGCAAGGAGCCTGAAAGCGCAGGAGCGGgtgatgcctcagtttccccacgggGAAAAGGGTATAGTGAACCAGGACACCCGGTTTGAGCAGCTGCTGGAGAGAGaagccccctcccccctcctgtccccagcacccaccgGACGCAAGACCCCGGGTGACTGCAGGACACAGATAAGGAGGATGATGTGTCCTCGACCCCCAGCAAGTCCTTAAATAAAAGATGCCGCGTCTACGCAGTGGACGCTGAGCCTCTGAGAATGACAGTGACAGATGTGGGCATATGGCGGCCAGGAAGGTTCTAGAAGAGTgtgagccccccacccccggctccccGCATGATCTTATGggggtaagaaaaaaaaatacacatgggaggaaaaaaaaaaacagcctcgTTTAATGTTGGGGCCGGaggaacatttttgttttcttcctgctcATGCGAACATTCGAATTTTTCCACAACGAAAATGCAGAAGGTTCCAGAAACTGCCCCTTTACCGGAGTCCCGGcgactcggggaggctgaggcgggaggatcgcttgagcccaggaggctgaggctgctgtgagcgaggctgacgccacggcactctagcttgggggacagagtgagactgtcccccccccaaaaaaaaaatacGCTTACCTTTTCAAGGGAACTTTATAGCACACACCGCTGTCCCCCCGTGAGGGTCTCAGCTGGGAGGAGCCCCCCAGCCCGCGCCCCAGGGAGGCCGGCAGGGCGCAGGGGCGATtgcacccattttacaggtgaggaaaactGAGACTCGGAGGCAACCAGCAGAGCCACACGTCTCAGGGGgtctcctcctcccagaagcctCCCCGCCTCCTGGGCACAGGTCACCTGGGGACACCTCAGTTCTCTGCAGACCCTAAACTGAAGCCCTCTGTCTGGGCACTGGCGGGATGGCGGGGCGGCCTGCGGTTCTGTCCCCAAGGCCTGGGGACATCCATGACCTCCTGCCTCTGGAGATAGCAGCTGGCCCTGGGGGATAAGCCGGGCTATTTCCGTCACTTCCTTCCTGCCCGCCCAGCGACAGCTGCCTCCCTAATGTCACCACCAGGGCCTCAAGCAGGACGGTTCGGGCCACCGAGCGGGCTGTCCTGCCCGAAGCCCTCGCAGGTAAGTGGCCGTCCTTGTGACCCAGGGACCGAGAGGAGGCCAGCTTCTGTCCCCTGCAGAAGCCGGGCTTGGCCAGGGGACGTTGATTCGCAGTGGGAGTCTGGTCTTGCACGCAGACGCTGGGggaccctgagcaagtcacttgccctctctgggccccagttctCCCACCGCAAGCGTCGGCCAACGTGAGTGGCTTCTGGGGTCCCTCTGGGGTCCCTTCCCTGCTGTCGCCTGCACCGGGCGTCATGTGACAGCAGATCCCAGGCTTGGCTGGCCACCCACCCCGCCCCGCGGCCCCACAAGGCTCTTTCCTGGTCTCTGGGGGGGGCTGGGGTCTCTGCTGGGCACCAGGGGGTCCCTTCCGGCTCCTCAAAACCCCCTCTGTCCCTCCTTGGGTCAGCCAGGCCCGGGCTGGGGACTCGCCACGTCCCACGGTCACGAGCCCATTTCGcagacgagaaaactgaggcccccaGAGGGCAGGTGAGTGCCCCTCGCCCCGGCTGGCCCTGGGGACCGGGGGGGGGGCGGTGCGGGTCACCGAGGGTGTGGCCCTCTCTCACAGCCACCGTCTCTGCAGCCAGCCTGCCCGATGCACGCCTGGGGGACGCTGCTTTTGCTCTGGGTCGCCGCGGAGGCCACCGAGGATTGCCCGTCCCCGTGCACCTGCCGGGCCCTGGAAACCATGGGGCTGCTGGTGGACTGCAGGGGCCGGGGGCTGGTGGCCCTGCCCGAGCTGCCCCCCAACACCCGCCACCTCCTGCTGGCCAACAACAGCCTGCGCTCGGTGCCCCCCGGGGCCTTCGACCACCTGCCCCAGCTGCACACGCTCAATGTCACCCAGAACCCCTGGCACTGCGGCTGCGGCCTCACCTACCTGCGCCTCTGGCTGGAGGACCGCGCCCCCGAGGCTCTGCTGCAGATCCAGTGCACCAGCCCGGATGTCCCCAAGCTCTGGCCGCTGGGACAGCTCACCGGCTACGAGCTAGGGGGCTGCGGGTGGCGGGTCCGGACCCCCTGGGCCTCCCCGGGGCTGCACTGGGACTGGGCGCTGGTGGCCGTGGCCACCCTGGGGCTGGCCCTCCTCGCCGGGCTGCTGTGCCTCTCCGCAGAGCCCCTGCCCTGAGCCAGGCCCGGGTCCCCAAAGCCGCTCCGGTGACCCCGCGCGGCCCCGAATAAACTGCTTTGCTCAAGCTCAGAGGTGTGAGTCTGGATCCTTCTGAAACCCTGGCTGCATTTGGGTGGCAAGGAGGTACCAGCTGGGGACTCTCGCTCTCTGTCCCCTGGGAACACGGGGACTgtccacctcccccacccagtgACTTTCCCTGCAAGGCTCCATCCtggctcttcttcctcttttttttttttttttttgagacagggtcttgctctgtcgcccaggctagagtgagtgccgtggcgtcagcctcgctcacagcagcctccacctcccgggctcaagcgatcctcctgcctcagcctcccgagtcgctgggactacaggcatgtgccaccacgcccggctcattttttctatatatttttagttgtccatataatttctttctatttttagtagagatggggtgttgctatgctgcccaggctgatctcagactcctgacctcgggtgatcctcccacctcggcctcccgagtagctgggacgacaggcatgcgccaccacgcctggctcattttttctatatatttttagttgtccggctaatttctttctatttttagtagagacggagtctcgctacattgtccagtctggtcgcgaactcctgacctcctgcctcggcctcccagagtgctggggtgacaggcgtgggccaccgcgcccggccccctcctCTTCTTTAGAAACAAACTGACACAAATCCCTCCCTTTCGCACAGAAAGCGACTCTCCTGCCGGTGCTCACAGCTGCCACCTCCAGTCCCTGGGGTCCTCGTGTCCTTCCCCAAGCGATGATCGCCGACACGCTTCCAACCACACAGTTCTGTCCCTCTGAGGGATTCTGGTGCcagatgttaaaataataaactttcttCTGGCCGGGGGCGGTGGGCTCTAAGCCCTCCCAGGGTCTCCTCGGGGCTTCCTGGGCTGCAGGCGGGACAGCAATAAAGACCCCACATTTCAGGAAACAGGGATCCAGGGAGGAGAGGCGACTTTGCCCAGGGTCACGTGACCAGCCGGGACACACCTGGGACTGACAAGAGGCTGATCTGAgacccccctgccccctgccagggGGCTGATGTGGGCACTGAGCTACTGTCTGAGCAGCTCCGTGCTGGGAAacggggctcagagaggtgcagcGACtggcccaaggacacacagctgtcCCCAGCAGAGACGGGACCCAATCCTAGACACTGATAGCGTCTTGCCAAAGGGGGGTCCCACGGGGGTCCGGGGCAGAGGGGTCTTCCCAGGGCTTGGGCCTGCCGGTGGGCAGCGTGTGGACCCACCGAGGCCGGAGACCGCCCCCCGCCACCCCCGGGGACACTGGGTGTCCGAGTGGGGACCACCTTGGAGTGCGGGGAGGGGATGTGGCACCTGGGCCACCTCCCCGGAGAGAACCAGTCCGGGGCACAGCGGCTCGTGACAAACCGGTTTAATGGTTCGGGGAGGTGTATACGCTCTGGCTCCGCGGGAAGTTTCCAGAAAGGCGACTTGGCCGTGTTTCCAAAAATAGCTCTGATAGAAAGATTTCTCAATTCATAAATAGGTAAACGTGAAAAAGGACCAAATGCAAATGCCACCCTcgtcccaccccccagcccccagccccccgcATGCCCGGGCCCTGCAGGCGGCAGAGGGTCCCCAGCCTGGGACCCGGAACCGAATTCAATATGAATCAGAGTCAGGATTTGCGTCCATTCCGCGTGACACTCCGGCTGAGCCCCGGGACACGGGCTTTGGGGACCCCCATCTGCAGGGCTCGCCCTTGGCCGTGGAGGGTGGGCTGGCGGGTCCGCTCCGCCCGGCCCGTCTGCCGTCTCGGGTTCGTGCAAAGGGAGGAAGTCGAGGCAGAGCTTCCTCGGTGGCCGGCGGAGCCCCGAGGCCACCAGCGAGGCCCACCAGCGACAGGGACGTCCcccggggcccaggctggggccagCGGCCGCCTCCGCGCTTCCAACCAAGCCTCTGCAGGGCTTCGGGGCTCCCGCCTGGGGGTGCCAATGGAGGTTGCTCGGTTCCAGGTGACAAACGAGCCTGTCACCAGTCACCTAGCTGTCCCCTGCATCCTCGGGGCAGCTCAGGGTGACCCTGAGAAGGAGCcggggtggagggagggtgggaggtttCTGTTCTGGTCTCTCCCTGCGCCCTGGGGAAGGACCAGCCAGGacacggcgggggggggggggggacagccAGGCTTCTCCAGTGGCCAGCAGGCGACAACAGCTGTGCTCAGGTGGCAGGAGGCCCGGGACCCCCGTGCACGCCCCCAAAACGGCAGGGGCTCTGCGAGGTCGGGCTTTGTGAAACCTCTCTGCCCCTCCGGACCCTGTGAGCCCAGAAACTTCCGCGGAAAGATCGCGAGGCTCGGGGTCACCCGGACTGTGACACGGGGTGGCCTGGCCACGTTTATTTCTAAAGGATCGGGGGCCACACCCAGGGCCCAGAGGCTGAGCTGAGCTGACAGGGGAGGACTGGGATTGGCGTGGGAAGGTCGCCTGgctccctgtcccctgtcccctgtccccgcAGCCCCTGAGATGCCACAGGCCCCAGGGACGCTGCTGTTGCCCGCAGTCCCCACCTTCTTTCTTCTCACCTCGgcgccaggcccaggcccagggtggGGTGACAACGGCCACGCCGGGGACCCGCGAGGTCGTGCCTTGCTTGTTTGGAGGCTCCGCAAGCTACACGGGGACCTCGTGGGGacacccccccccgccccgtgcaCCCAAAAGTCTCAGCTCCTTTTGCAACCCGGGTGGCAGAACCCCGCGCCCCACCCGAGCCGCCACACCGTCCCTGCCTAGCTGGGGCCCTGACCCCACTCGGGTGCCCCGAGGGAAATGACAAGCTACGCGGGGGCCCAGAGATCCGGAGGGGTCGTGATAAGGCAGCGCGACCCGGGGGGAGGGGCCCCCCCAGAGGAGCCGGCAGTGAAGGAAGGaagcccggggggggggggctgtcctGGGAGGGGGGCTCCGCTGCTAGGTGCCAGGCCCCGGAATGATCTGGAAGAAtccggggcgggggcagggggggcaCGGGCCACACCCCTCCAAAGCAGCAGCAAACTCAAGGCAGCAAACGGCTGGGGACAGGCACCTGCCCGGTCGCCTCCCCGCCCACCGGGGCCCTGGAATGTGAAGGTCGTGGAGGAGGGACCGGGTGCTGGGTGGCCGGGTGGCCCCACACCCTGCCCCGCGCCACCAGGCCCCCCGCGGACGGCGCCCGGATCTCCCTTCCCTGCAAAAACCCGGGCGGAGGATGCAACTCTGCAGCGCTGCACGCGCGGCTGCAGGATCCCGGGCTGGGGACAGTAAGGACGTGGGGACCCCCGGGCcgcccgccctgccctgcccgcgTCAGCACCCGCAGCCCCAGCCCTCCGCGACGTCCTTGCTGTCCAGCTGGATGTGGTCCGTGCCCTTCTCGCTGATCATCGGGCCCCCGTGCCTGACAATGAGCTCCGCGGCCACGCGCACGAAGGCCTCCTCCACGTTGCTCGCGTCCTTGGCCGACGTCTCGATGGCGCACAGGATGTCGTAGTGCTCCGCCAGGCTCCGCGCCTCCGCCAGGGAGACCTCCCGGAGCTCGCCCAGGTCCGACTTGTTCCCTGCGGGGAGAAGCCACGTGCGCACGATGATGGCCACCTGCCTAAAAGGTGTGACatgttttcattgctttcttctttttttttttttttgagacagagtctggctctgtcgcccgggctagactgctgtggcgtcagcctggctcacagcaacctcagactcctgggctcaagcgatcctcctgcctcggcctcccgagtagctgggactacaggcatgcgccaccgtggctgggtaattttttctatatatttttagtcgtgcaactaatttctttctatttttagtagagatggggtcttgctacattgcccaggctggtctcgaactcctgacctcgagcgatcctcccgcctcggcctcccacagtgctgggatgacaggcgtgagccaccgcgcccggtctagaagaattttttaaaagtatctacaTGGTGGGGTTGACTTTTGTAACGTGGTTAGAGGtaggacaaagaaaaaagtataagagCCCGTAAATATCTAGAATTTCCTCGGTGACCTGAACAACGCGGTGACCAATTTCAATGTGTGGAGCTTATGTGGATACTGATTTTTAACagagtggaaaaaacaaaacacatgatTTTCAAGAGCAATTATAGGTCTGAACACAAACCCAGCTACTTGAAAACGTCAATATTTTTAGATACGGAAATAATAatgttgttatatatatattttttaagtgtttatatcTTTTACAGATTTGCGTGGGATACGGacaggtgaattttttttttttttaagagtcacagtctcgctctgtcacccaggctggagagcagtgaggcaatcatagctcacagcaacctctaactcctgggctgcagagatcctcccgcctcagcctcccgagtagccagggCTATAGCAGTAGCTGGGAGTagagtagtagctgggactacaggagtagctgggactacaggagtagctgggaccacaggagtagctgggactataggagtagctgggattataggagtagctgggagtagagtagtagctgggaatacaggggtagctgggactactggagtagctgggagtacaggagtagctgggagtagaggagtagctgggactactggagtagctgggactactggagtagctgggagtagaggagtagctgggactacaggagtagctgggactataggagtagctgggactacaggagtagctgggagtacaggagtagctgggagtagaggagtagctgggactacaggagtagctgggagtagaggagtagctgggagtacaggagtagctgggagtacaggagtagctgggagtagaggagtagctgggactacaggagtagctgggactacaggagtagctgggagtagaggagtagctgggactacaggagtagctggggctacaggagtagctgggactataggagtagctgggagtacaggagtagctgggagtacagtagctgggagtagaggagtagctgggactataggagtagctgggactacaggagtagctgggagtacaggagtagctgggagtagaggagtagctgggactacaggagtagctgggagtagaggagtagctgcgactacaggagtagctgggactacaggagtagctgggactataagagtagctgggactacaggggtagctgggactataagagtagctgggactacaggagtagctgggactataagagtagctgggactacaggagtagctggggctacaggagtagctgggactacaggagtagctgggactataagagtagctgagactacaggagtagctggggctacaggagtagctgggactacaggagtagctgggactataagagtagctgggactacaggagtagctgggactataagagtagctgggactacaggagtagctggggctacaggagtagctgggactacaggagtagctgggactataggagtagctgggactacaggagtagctgggactccaggagtagctgggagtagagtagtagctgggactataggagtagctgggactacaggggtagctgggactacaggagtagctggggctacaggagtagttgggactacaggagtagGTGGGGctacaggagtagctgggactccaggagCAGCTGGGACCCCAGGCATGCGCccccattcccggctaattttttcattttccttaaattCAGGGTCTCGCTGGATGAAATGGTTTGATGTGCGATTTGTCTCAGAATGACACCAGGGCGGGAAGCTGATGAGGACAGAGACCAGCGCAGATTTGACAGGGGTTGTTAGTTGCAGCGGCAGAGTGATGggcacggggggtgggggggggggtcgtTACACAGTCCTGTCTCGGTAGGTGGGTAACATGCTCTACAATAAAGCGCTTTTTAGGGAGGTCTCAGATCAAAGGGCAGCGGCCAGGAGAGCTCCACTCCGGTCAGAAATGTCACCCTGACCGCCGGGGTGAGGTCCCTGGGATGACACAGGTGCTAAAAAGCTTCTCCggggctgggctcggtggctcacacctgtcatcccagcactctgggaggccgaggcgggaggatcgctcgaggttaggagttccagaccagactggacaatgtagcgagaccccatctctactaaaaatagaaagaaattatctggacaactaaaaatatatatagaaaaaaatgagccgggtgtggtggcgcgtgcct from Lemur catta isolate mLemCat1 chromosome 21, mLemCat1.pri, whole genome shotgun sequence encodes the following:
- the GP9 gene encoding platelet glycoprotein IX isoform X1, with protein sequence MSPPGPQAGRFGPPSGLSCPKPSQVSGRPCDPGTERRPASVPCRSRAWPGDVDSQWESGLARRRWGTLSKSLALSGPQFSHRKRRPTPGLGTRHVPRSRAHFADEKTEAPRGQPPSLQPACPMHAWGTLLLLWVAAEATEDCPSPCTCRALETMGLLVDCRGRGLVALPELPPNTRHLLLANNSLRSVPPGAFDHLPQLHTLNVTQNPWHCGCGLTYLRLWLEDRAPEALLQIQCTSPDVPKLWPLGQLTGYELGGCGWRVRTPWASPGLHWDWALVAVATLGLALLAGLLCLSAEPLP
- the GP9 gene encoding platelet glycoprotein IX isoform X3; the protein is MHAWGTLLLLWVAAEATEDCPSPCTCRALETMGLLVDCRGRGLVALPELPPNTRHLLLANNSLRSVPPGAFDHLPQLHTLNVTQNPWHCGCGLTYLRLWLEDRAPEALLQIQCTSPDVPKLWPLGQLTGYELGGCGWRVRTPWASPGLHWDWALVAVATLGLALLAGLLCLSAEPLP
- the GP9 gene encoding platelet glycoprotein IX isoform X2 is translated as MSPPGPQAGRFGPPSGLSCPKPSQVSGRPCDPGTERRPASVPCRSRAWPGDVDSQWESGLARRRWGTLSKSLALSGPQFSHRKRRPTPGLGTRHVPRSRAHFADEKTEAPRGQPACPMHAWGTLLLLWVAAEATEDCPSPCTCRALETMGLLVDCRGRGLVALPELPPNTRHLLLANNSLRSVPPGAFDHLPQLHTLNVTQNPWHCGCGLTYLRLWLEDRAPEALLQIQCTSPDVPKLWPLGQLTGYELGGCGWRVRTPWASPGLHWDWALVAVATLGLALLAGLLCLSAEPLP